From one Lolium rigidum isolate FL_2022 chromosome 4, APGP_CSIRO_Lrig_0.1, whole genome shotgun sequence genomic stretch:
- the LOC124649632 gene encoding probable galactinol--sucrose galactosyltransferase 2 isoform X1, with product MTVTPQITVSDGRLAVRGRTVLSGVPDNVAAAHASGAGLVDGAFIGATAGEAKSHHVFTFGTLRDCRFMCVFRFKLWWMTQRMGNSGREVPLETQFIIIEVPVAAGNGDGDVDSGEPVYVVMLPLLEGQFRTALQGNDQDQLQMCIDSGDKAVQTEQGMNNVYIHAGTNPFDTITQAVKAVEKHMQTFHHRDKKNLPSFVDWFGWCTWDAFYTDVTADGVKQGLRSLEEGGAPPRFLIIDDGWQQIGSEDKDPSVSVQEGAQFASRLTGIKENTKFQSHKQEETPGLKQLVEEAKKGHGVKSVYVWHAMAGYWGGVTPSAAGMARYEPALAYPVQSPGVTGNQPDIVMDSLSVLGLGLVHPRKAHTFYHDLHAYLAACGVDGVKVDVQNIIETLGAGHGGRVALTHAYHRALEASVARNFPDNGCISCMCHNTDTLYSAKQTAVMRASDDFYPRDPASHTIHISSVAYNTLFLGEFMQPDWDMFHSLHPAAEYHGAARAIGGCPIYVSDKPGNHNFDLLKKLVLPDGSVLRAQLPGRPTRDCLFSDPARDGASLLKIWNVNKCAGVVGVFNCQGAGWCRVVKKTRIHDAAPGTLTGSVRAEDVDAIARVAGGGDWDGEAVLYAHRAGVLVRLPRGARLPVTLKTLEYELFHVCPVRAVAPGVSFAPIGLLDMFNAGGAVEECTVNSDGNAGVTLSVRGCGRFGAYCSRRPVKCSLDSENVEFSYDNDTGLVTIDVPVPEQEMYRWALEIEV from the exons atgacggtgacgccgCAGATCACGGTGAGCGACGGGAGGCTGGCGGTGCGCGGCCGCACGGTGCTGTCCGGCGTGCCTGACAACGTCGCGGCGGCGCACGCTTCCGGAGCAGGGCTCGTCGATGGGGCCTTCATCGGCGCCACAGCCGGCGAGGCCAAGAGCCACCACGTCTTCACCTTCGGAACCCTCCG GGATTGCCGGTTCATGTGCGTGTTCCGGTTCAAGCTGTGGTGGATGACGCAGCGGATGGGCAACTCCGGCCGCGAGGTCCCGCTGGAGACCCAGTTCATTATCATCGAGGTCCCCGTCGCCGCCggcaacggcgacggcgacgtcgaCAGTGGCGAGCCGGTGTACGTGGTGATGCTACCACTGCTGGAGGGGCAGTTCCGCACGGCGCTCCAGGGCAACGACCAGGACCAGCTCCAGATGTGCATCGATAGCG GGGACAAGGCGGTGCAGACTGAACAGGGGATGAACAACGTCTACATCCACGCCGGCACCAATCCGTTCGACACCATCACCCAGGCGGTCAA GGCTGTAGAGAAGCACATGCAGACGTTCCACCACAGGGACAAGAAAAAT CTGCCGTCATTCGTGGACTGGTTCGGCTGGTGCACCTGGGACGCCTTCTACACCGACGTCACAGCCGACGGCGTCAAGCAGGGCCTCCGCAGCCTGGAGGAGGGCGGCGCGCCGCCGCGGTTCCTCATCATCGACGACGGCTGGCAGCAGATCGGCAGCGAGGACAAGGACCCTAGCGTCTCCGTCCAGGAAGGCGCCCAGTTCGCAAGCAGGCTCACGGGCATCAAGGAGAACACCAAGTTCCAGAGCCACAAGCAGGAGGAGACCCCGGGGCTGAAGCAGCTGGTGGAAGAGGCCAAGAAGGGGCACGGCGTCAAGAGCGTCTACGTGTGGCATGCCATGGCTGGCTACTGGGGCGGGGTCACCCCGTCCGCGGCCGGGATGGCGCGCTACGAGCCGGCTCTCGCGTACCCGGTGCAGTCGCCGGGCGTCACGGGCAACCAGCCGGACATCGTCATGGACTCGCTCTCCGTGCTCGGCCTCGGCCTCGTGCACCCGCGCAAGGCCCACACCTTCTACCACGACCTCCACGCCTACCTCGCCGCGTGCGGCGTCGACGGCGTCAAGGTGGACGTGCAGAACATCATCGAGACACTCGGCGCGGGACACGGCGGCCGCGTCGCGCTCACCCACGCGTACCACCGCGCGCTCGAGGCGTCCGTCGCCAGGAACTTcccggacaacggatgcatctcCTGCATGTGCCACAACACCGACACGCTCTACAGCGCAAAGCAGACCGCCGTCATGCGCGCCTCCGACGACTTCTACCCGCGCGACCCGGCGTCGCACACCATACACATCTCCTCGGTGGCTTACAACACGCTATTTCTCGGCGAGTTCATGCAGCCCGACTGGGACATGTTCCAT AGCTTGCACCCGGCGGCCGAGTACCACGGCGCCGCAAGGGCGATCGGCGGCTGCCCGATTTACGTCAGCGACAAGCCGGGGAACCACAACTTCGACCTGCTCAAGAAGCTCGTGCTCCCCGACGGCTCTGTGCTTCGCGCGCAGCTCCCTGGCCGGCCCACGCGCGACTGCCTCTTCTCCGATCCGGCGCGCGACGGCGCAAG CCTGCTCAAGATATGGAACGTCAACAAGTGCGCCGGCGTGGTGGGGGTGTTCAACTGCCAGGGCGCGGGGTGGTGCCGCGTCGTCAAGAAGACGCGCATCCACGACGCGGCGCCCGGGACGCTCACCGGCTCGGTGCGCGCCGAGGACGTCGACGCCATCGCCcgggtcgccggcggcggcgactggGACGGCGAGGCCGTGCTGTACGCGCACCGGGCGGGGGTGCTGGTGCGGCTGCCCCGTGGCGCCAGGCTGCCGGTGACGCTCAAGACGCTCGAGTACGAGCTGTTCCACGTCTGccccgtccgcgccgtcgcgccgGGCGTGTCGTTCGCGCCCATCGGCCTGCTCGACATGTTCAACGCCGGTGGCGCCGTCGAAGAATGCACCGTCAACAGCGACGGCAATGCCGGTGTGACGCTCAGTGTGCGGGGATGTGGCCGGTTCGGCGCGTACTGCTCCCGGAGGCCGGTGAAATGCTCCCTCGACTCGGAAAACGTGGAGTTCAGCTATGACAACGACACGGGGCTCGTCACCATCGACGTGCCGGTCCCGGAGCAGGAGATGTACCGGTGGGCGCTGGAGATTGAGGTCTAG
- the LOC124649632 gene encoding probable galactinol--sucrose galactosyltransferase 2 isoform X2 yields MTVTPQITVSDGRLAVRGRTVLSGVPDNVAAAHASGAGLVDGAFIGATAGEAKSHHVFTFGTLRDCRFMCVFRFKLWWMTQRMGNSGREVPLETQFIIIEVPVAAGNGDGDVDSGEPVYVVMLPLLEGQFRTALQGNDQDQLQMCIDSGDKAVQTEQGMNNVYIHAGTNPFDTITQAVKAVEKHMQTFHHRDKKNLPSFVDWFGWCTWDAFYTDVTADGVKQGLRSLEEGGAPPRFLIIDDGWQQIGSEDKDPSVSVQEGAQFASRLTGIKENTKFQSHKQEETPGLKQLVEEAKKGHGVKSVYVWHAMAGYWGGVTPSAAGMARYEPALAYPVQSPGVTGNQPDIVMDSLSVLGLGLVHPRKAHTFYHDLHAYLAACGVDGVKVDVQNIIETLGAGHGGRVALTHAYHRALEASVARNFPDNGCISCMCHNTDTLYSAKQTAVMRASDDFYPRDPASHTIHISSVAYNTLFLGEFMQPDWDMFHSLHPAAEYHGAARAIGGCPIYVSDKPGNHNFDLLKKLVLPDGSVLRAQLPGRPTRDCLFSDPARDGAR; encoded by the exons atgacggtgacgccgCAGATCACGGTGAGCGACGGGAGGCTGGCGGTGCGCGGCCGCACGGTGCTGTCCGGCGTGCCTGACAACGTCGCGGCGGCGCACGCTTCCGGAGCAGGGCTCGTCGATGGGGCCTTCATCGGCGCCACAGCCGGCGAGGCCAAGAGCCACCACGTCTTCACCTTCGGAACCCTCCG GGATTGCCGGTTCATGTGCGTGTTCCGGTTCAAGCTGTGGTGGATGACGCAGCGGATGGGCAACTCCGGCCGCGAGGTCCCGCTGGAGACCCAGTTCATTATCATCGAGGTCCCCGTCGCCGCCggcaacggcgacggcgacgtcgaCAGTGGCGAGCCGGTGTACGTGGTGATGCTACCACTGCTGGAGGGGCAGTTCCGCACGGCGCTCCAGGGCAACGACCAGGACCAGCTCCAGATGTGCATCGATAGCG GGGACAAGGCGGTGCAGACTGAACAGGGGATGAACAACGTCTACATCCACGCCGGCACCAATCCGTTCGACACCATCACCCAGGCGGTCAA GGCTGTAGAGAAGCACATGCAGACGTTCCACCACAGGGACAAGAAAAAT CTGCCGTCATTCGTGGACTGGTTCGGCTGGTGCACCTGGGACGCCTTCTACACCGACGTCACAGCCGACGGCGTCAAGCAGGGCCTCCGCAGCCTGGAGGAGGGCGGCGCGCCGCCGCGGTTCCTCATCATCGACGACGGCTGGCAGCAGATCGGCAGCGAGGACAAGGACCCTAGCGTCTCCGTCCAGGAAGGCGCCCAGTTCGCAAGCAGGCTCACGGGCATCAAGGAGAACACCAAGTTCCAGAGCCACAAGCAGGAGGAGACCCCGGGGCTGAAGCAGCTGGTGGAAGAGGCCAAGAAGGGGCACGGCGTCAAGAGCGTCTACGTGTGGCATGCCATGGCTGGCTACTGGGGCGGGGTCACCCCGTCCGCGGCCGGGATGGCGCGCTACGAGCCGGCTCTCGCGTACCCGGTGCAGTCGCCGGGCGTCACGGGCAACCAGCCGGACATCGTCATGGACTCGCTCTCCGTGCTCGGCCTCGGCCTCGTGCACCCGCGCAAGGCCCACACCTTCTACCACGACCTCCACGCCTACCTCGCCGCGTGCGGCGTCGACGGCGTCAAGGTGGACGTGCAGAACATCATCGAGACACTCGGCGCGGGACACGGCGGCCGCGTCGCGCTCACCCACGCGTACCACCGCGCGCTCGAGGCGTCCGTCGCCAGGAACTTcccggacaacggatgcatctcCTGCATGTGCCACAACACCGACACGCTCTACAGCGCAAAGCAGACCGCCGTCATGCGCGCCTCCGACGACTTCTACCCGCGCGACCCGGCGTCGCACACCATACACATCTCCTCGGTGGCTTACAACACGCTATTTCTCGGCGAGTTCATGCAGCCCGACTGGGACATGTTCCAT AGCTTGCACCCGGCGGCCGAGTACCACGGCGCCGCAAGGGCGATCGGCGGCTGCCCGATTTACGTCAGCGACAAGCCGGGGAACCACAACTTCGACCTGCTCAAGAAGCTCGTGCTCCCCGACGGCTCTGTGCTTCGCGCGCAGCTCCCTGGCCGGCCCACGCGCGACTGCCTCTTCTCCGATCCGGCGCGCGACGGCGCAAGGTGA